One Pseudocalidococcus azoricus BACA0444 genomic window carries:
- a CDS encoding anti-sigma factor antagonist, with the protein MNIDIKQQDGFHLVTLAGEVDANTAPKVHQAIMPLAEPDTKIILDMTEVPYMSSAGLRLLLFLYRQTTANAATLVLVGLSEELIDTMSVTGFLEFFTIRDTLDAGKAAL; encoded by the coding sequence ATGAACATTGATATCAAACAGCAGGATGGATTTCATTTGGTCACCTTAGCTGGGGAAGTAGATGCCAATACTGCGCCGAAAGTCCACCAGGCCATCATGCCCCTAGCCGAACCGGATACCAAAATCATCTTGGATATGACCGAGGTTCCCTATATGTCCAGTGCCGGGTTACGGTTACTCCTGTTTCTCTATCGTCAAACCACAGCCAATGCTGCCACACTCGTCCTGGTGGGTCTTTCGGAAGAACTGATTGACACCATGTCCGTCACGGGCTTTTTAGAGTTTTTTACGATTCGCGATACCCTAGACGCAGGCAAGGCGGCCTTGTAA
- a CDS encoding DJ-1/PfpI family protein, with the protein MTATKGKIGVLIEEHFDATEYKWFNEYFPAHGYEVEYLSHLWGQPQLTFGSNPENDVIEYHAVVTTEVNDVSPSDYKGIIAIGAYAMDRLRYQVKVKKGGKNTAPGVEFLRKAMATEGVKLGTICHSLWLFCADPDLLKGRKVTCAHNIVCDVENAGADVVIENDETVDLVIDGNLITGKHPGMIEEFVQVFVAQLDAA; encoded by the coding sequence ATGACCGCAACTAAGGGCAAAATCGGGGTTCTGATCGAAGAACATTTTGATGCCACCGAGTACAAATGGTTTAACGAATATTTCCCAGCCCACGGCTACGAAGTGGAATACCTCAGCCATCTCTGGGGGCAGCCGCAACTCACCTTTGGCTCTAACCCCGAAAATGATGTGATTGAATATCATGCCGTTGTCACCACTGAAGTCAATGATGTTAGCCCCAGCGATTACAAAGGGATTATTGCCATCGGGGCCTATGCCATGGATCGGTTGCGCTATCAGGTCAAGGTGAAAAAAGGCGGCAAAAACACGGCCCCAGGGGTGGAATTTCTCCGTAAAGCCATGGCCACCGAGGGCGTAAAACTGGGAACCATTTGTCATAGCCTCTGGTTATTCTGTGCGGATCCGGATCTCCTCAAAGGCCGGAAAGTCACCTGTGCCCACAACATTGTTTGCGATGTCGAAAATGCTGGGGCTGATGTCGTGATTGAAAACGATGAAACCGTGGATCTCGTCATTGATGGGAACCTGATTACAGGCAAACATCCCGGCATGATTGAAGAATTTGTCCAAGTCTTTGTCGCGCAACTTGATGCTGCTTAG
- a CDS encoding putative quinol monooxygenase, producing the protein MNNDQRHGWAKLLSIMVGLLLALVIGLSTVLVLPSPAQATVGEAPSLIVVAGKIKIKPGTKEEFTQLAEKCLTLSRQEPGSISYSFYEDQTAANTILYFEEWRNQAALDHHFQTPYFQEFMEKAGPLFNGTPEIKVYSVTETKTL; encoded by the coding sequence ATGAATAATGATCAAAGACATGGCTGGGCCAAGCTACTCTCAATTATGGTTGGGCTTTTGTTGGCTCTAGTGATTGGTCTCAGTACCGTCTTAGTTTTGCCCAGTCCGGCCCAGGCCACAGTTGGTGAAGCTCCCTCTTTAATCGTGGTTGCCGGAAAAATCAAAATCAAACCAGGGACAAAGGAAGAATTTACACAGTTGGCTGAAAAGTGTCTGACCCTCTCTCGCCAAGAACCTGGCTCAATTTCCTATAGCTTTTATGAAGATCAAACCGCTGCTAACACGATTTTATATTTTGAAGAGTGGCGGAATCAGGCGGCCTTAGATCATCATTTTCAAACTCCCTACTTTCAGGAATTTATGGAGAAAGCCGGGCCGTTATTTAATGGTACGCCAGAAATTAAGGTTTACAGTGTGACTGAGACTAAAACCCTATAG
- a CDS encoding carboxymuconolactone decarboxylase family protein, producing MSPYANAVLDDQALQDGLNSINPKFGDFCTRVAGEAWGLPLIDQKTKALITIAVDVVNQDQTGPGNPFKAHVTMAMQQGATREEIEELLLFMCVYAGFNKAAGCFGTLKEMFE from the coding sequence ATGAGTCCATATGCCAATGCGGTGCTCGATGACCAGGCCCTGCAAGATGGGTTAAACAGTATCAATCCTAAGTTTGGTGATTTTTGTACCCGAGTAGCAGGCGAGGCCTGGGGATTGCCGCTGATCGATCAAAAAACCAAAGCCCTGATTACGATTGCTGTGGATGTGGTTAATCAAGATCAAACCGGGCCGGGGAACCCCTTCAAAGCCCATGTAACGATGGCGATGCAACAGGGCGCGACACGGGAAGAAATTGAAGAACTGCTGTTGTTTATGTGTGTCTATGCCGGATTCAATAAGGCGGCCGGTTGTTTTGGCACCCTCAAGGAAATGTTCGAGTAA
- the glgX gene encoding glycogen debranching protein GlgX encodes MERIDIHPTHEINGRKLRCGQPFPFGAMLVPGGVNFAIYSSHASSCTLVLFNKKEPQPFAEIPFPEAFRIGNVFCMTVFDLDYENLEYGYRMDGPNNFQAGHWFDTSKILLDPYAKIVSGRDVWGVQPDWNDIYQHRGRISFDDFDWQDDRPLDIPLEDMIIYEMHARGFTKDESARIKDSHRGTFAGIRDKISYLQELGVNTIELMPIFEFDEFENSRRHPETGELLLNYWGYSTVNFFAPKAGYAATGKFGMQTDELKTLVKELHKVGIAVILDVVFNHTAEGNERGPTISFRGIDNKTYYMLTPEGYYFNFSGTGNTLNCNNPIVRGMVLDCLRYWTAEFHIDGFRFDLASILGRDPWGFPLANPPLLETLAFDPILARSKLIAEAWDAGGLYQVGSFPNYGRWAEWNGKYRDSVRKFIKGDLGLVGEMAQRIQGSPDLYQAAGRPPSTSINFITAHDGFTLADLVSYNGKHNEANGEHNNDGANDNYSWNCGIEGPTDNIYIQALRHKLMRNAMAILMVSQGVPMILMGDEFGRTQYGNNNTYCHDSPLNWLNWNLLEKEKDWFRFVQYCIAFRHAHPVFRNAEHFQNCDYLGTGYPDISWHGVQAWHADWSATSRVLAFMLCGQHAKGGKVKDNQIYVAMNMHHESLWFNLPEPPLGQAWYVFANTGAKPPEDIHWPGSEPRLDSQSGLLVGDRSLVILLAK; translated from the coding sequence ATTGAACGGATTGATATTCACCCCACCCATGAGATCAACGGCCGTAAACTCCGCTGTGGTCAACCTTTTCCCTTTGGGGCCATGCTTGTTCCTGGTGGGGTCAACTTTGCCATTTATTCCAGCCATGCCAGCAGTTGTACCTTAGTCCTCTTTAACAAAAAAGAACCCCAACCCTTTGCGGAGATTCCTTTTCCCGAAGCCTTTCGGATTGGCAATGTCTTTTGCATGACCGTGTTTGATCTGGATTACGAAAATCTGGAATATGGCTATCGGATGGATGGGCCGAATAATTTCCAGGCCGGGCATTGGTTTGATACCAGCAAAATTCTCCTAGACCCCTATGCCAAAATTGTCAGCGGCCGGGATGTTTGGGGCGTACAGCCGGATTGGAATGACATTTATCAACACCGGGGCCGGATTAGCTTTGATGACTTCGATTGGCAGGATGATCGGCCCTTAGATATTCCCCTTGAGGACATGATCATCTATGAAATGCACGCCCGCGGCTTTACCAAAGATGAATCTGCTCGGATCAAAGACAGTCATCGGGGGACATTTGCCGGGATTCGAGATAAAATTTCCTACTTGCAAGAATTGGGCGTGAATACCATCGAGTTAATGCCAATTTTTGAGTTTGATGAGTTTGAAAACAGTCGGCGGCATCCGGAAACGGGCGAACTCCTGCTCAACTATTGGGGTTACAGCACCGTTAACTTTTTCGCACCCAAGGCAGGCTATGCGGCCACTGGCAAATTTGGGATGCAAACCGATGAACTCAAAACCCTGGTTAAAGAACTCCACAAAGTCGGGATTGCGGTTATTTTAGATGTGGTTTTTAATCACACCGCTGAGGGGAATGAACGGGGGCCAACCATCTCGTTTCGGGGCATAGATAACAAAACCTACTATATGCTCACCCCGGAAGGCTATTACTTTAACTTCAGCGGCACGGGCAACACCCTGAATTGTAATAATCCCATCGTCCGGGGTATGGTGCTGGATTGTTTGCGCTACTGGACGGCGGAGTTTCACATTGATGGATTTCGCTTCGATTTAGCCTCAATTTTGGGCCGGGATCCCTGGGGCTTTCCCCTGGCCAATCCACCCCTGCTGGAAACCCTCGCCTTTGATCCAATTTTGGCCCGCTCAAAACTGATTGCCGAGGCCTGGGATGCGGGGGGACTCTATCAAGTCGGTTCTTTCCCCAATTACGGGCGTTGGGCAGAGTGGAATGGTAAATATCGGGACTCGGTGCGGAAATTTATTAAGGGGGATCTGGGCCTGGTCGGGGAAATGGCCCAACGGATACAAGGTTCTCCAGATCTCTATCAAGCCGCTGGCCGCCCCCCTTCCACTTCGATTAACTTTATCACCGCCCACGATGGGTTTACCCTGGCGGATTTAGTTTCCTATAACGGCAAACACAATGAAGCCAATGGGGAGCACAACAACGATGGGGCTAATGATAATTACAGTTGGAACTGCGGCATTGAAGGCCCCACCGATAATATCTACATCCAGGCCCTGCGTCACAAACTGATGCGAAATGCGATGGCGATTCTGATGGTGAGTCAGGGTGTGCCGATGATCCTGATGGGCGATGAATTTGGCCGGACCCAATACGGCAATAACAATACCTACTGCCATGATTCACCACTGAATTGGTTGAATTGGAACTTACTCGAAAAAGAAAAAGACTGGTTTCGGTTTGTTCAATATTGTATTGCCTTCCGTCATGCCCATCCTGTTTTTCGGAATGCGGAACATTTCCAGAACTGTGATTACTTAGGGACAGGCTACCCAGATATTAGTTGGCATGGAGTCCAGGCCTGGCACGCCGATTGGTCAGCTACGAGTCGAGTTCTCGCTTTTATGCTCTGTGGTCAACACGCTAAAGGGGGTAAAGTGAAGGATAACCAAATTTATGTGGCGATGAATATGCATCACGAAAGCCTTTGGTTTAATCTCCCTGAACCACCACTGGGCCAGGCCTGGTATGTGTTTGCCAATACTGGGGCTAAACCACCTGAAGATATTCATTGGCCAGGGTCAGAGCCGCGTTTAGACTCACAATCTGGATTATTAGTTGGGGATCGGAGCCTGGTCATTTTATTGGCGAAGTAA
- a CDS encoding AGE family epimerase/isomerase — MAPQINFPFSDLIAGYVTSYDTETDIFGLRTSDGRKFPVKLSPMAYAKVIQNFDEGYPDATSTMRAWLTPGRFLFVYGVFYPDTDVFDAKQVVFAGKKEDDYVFEKQDWWIQQINALGKFYVKAQFGQEEIDYRNYRTDLSVSGERSSVKFRQETDTISRLVYGFATAFMMTGDEVFLEAAEKGTEYLRDHMRFVDRDEDIIYWYHGIDVQGEKELKIFASEFGDDYDAIPAYEQIYALAGPIQTYRVTGDPRILSDAEQTIKLFDKFFLDQSEYGGYFSHIDPLMLDPRSESLGRNRARKNWNSVGDHAPAYLINLWLATGEQKYAEMLEYTFDTIEKYFPDYDNSPFVQERFYEDWSHDTTWGWQQNRAVVGHNLKIAWNLMRMQSLKPKEKYVGLAQKIADLMPSVGSDQQRGGWSDTVERLLTNNSKFHQFVWHDRKAWWQQEQAILAYLILAGILEHDDYHRLGREAAAFYNAWFLDLEDGGVYFNVLANGISYLAGGNERAKGSHSMSGYHSFELCYLAAVYTNFLITKHPMDFYFKPLPNGFPDRILRVSPDILPPGSILIESVEIDGQAYSHFDAQGLTVQLPESKERVKVKVRLVPKA; from the coding sequence ATGGCACCCCAAATTAACTTCCCCTTTTCCGACCTGATTGCGGGCTATGTAACCAGCTACGACACCGAAACCGACATTTTTGGCCTGAGAACTTCCGATGGGCGGAAATTTCCGGTCAAACTCAGTCCAATGGCCTATGCTAAGGTGATCCAAAACTTTGATGAAGGCTATCCCGATGCCACGAGTACGATGCGGGCCTGGTTAACACCGGGACGGTTTCTCTTTGTCTATGGGGTGTTTTATCCCGATACCGATGTTTTTGATGCCAAGCAAGTCGTCTTTGCCGGTAAAAAAGAAGATGATTATGTCTTTGAAAAGCAGGACTGGTGGATTCAGCAGATCAACGCCCTCGGTAAGTTCTACGTCAAGGCCCAATTTGGCCAAGAGGAAATTGATTACCGCAACTATCGGACGGATTTGTCAGTCAGTGGGGAACGCTCCTCGGTCAAATTTCGCCAAGAAACCGATACTATTTCCCGTCTGGTTTACGGGTTTGCGACGGCTTTTATGATGACCGGGGATGAAGTGTTCCTAGAAGCAGCAGAAAAAGGCACCGAATATCTCCGGGACCATATGCGCTTTGTGGATCGGGATGAGGACATTATTTACTGGTATCACGGCATTGATGTCCAGGGGGAAAAAGAACTCAAAATCTTTGCCTCCGAATTTGGCGATGACTATGATGCGATTCCGGCCTACGAACAGATTTACGCCTTGGCGGGGCCAATCCAAACCTATCGGGTCACCGGAGATCCCCGGATTCTTTCGGATGCCGAACAAACCATCAAGCTCTTCGATAAGTTCTTTCTCGACCAGTCTGAATACGGTGGCTATTTCTCCCACATTGACCCCTTGATGTTGGATCCTCGCAGTGAGTCCTTGGGACGGAATAGAGCTAGAAAAAACTGGAACTCGGTCGGAGATCATGCCCCAGCCTATTTAATTAACCTTTGGTTGGCCACGGGTGAGCAGAAGTACGCCGAGATGTTGGAGTATACCTTCGACACGATTGAGAAATATTTTCCCGACTACGACAATAGCCCCTTTGTCCAAGAACGCTTCTATGAAGACTGGTCTCACGATACAACTTGGGGCTGGCAGCAAAACCGGGCTGTAGTCGGCCATAACCTGAAAATTGCTTGGAATCTGATGCGGATGCAGAGCCTCAAGCCCAAGGAAAAGTATGTGGGTTTAGCCCAGAAAATTGCCGATCTGATGCCTAGTGTCGGGAGTGATCAACAACGGGGCGGCTGGTCAGATACGGTGGAGCGGTTACTCACGAATAATAGTAAATTCCATCAGTTTGTCTGGCATGATCGGAAGGCCTGGTGGCAACAGGAACAAGCCATTCTTGCCTATTTGATTTTGGCCGGTATCCTTGAACATGATGATTATCACCGTCTGGGGCGGGAAGCGGCGGCCTTCTACAATGCCTGGTTCTTAGACTTGGAAGATGGCGGCGTTTACTTTAATGTCCTGGCCAATGGGATTTCCTATCTGGCTGGGGGGAACGAGCGGGCCAAAGGCAGTCACTCCATGAGCGGCTATCATTCCTTTGAACTCTGTTATTTGGCGGCGGTTTATACCAACTTCTTGATCACCAAGCACCCGATGGACTTTTACTTTAAGCCCCTACCTAATGGCTTCCCAGATCGGATTTTGCGGGTTTCACCGGATATTTTGCCACCGGGATCGATCTTGATTGAGTCTGTGGAAATTGACGGCCAGGCCTACAGTCATTTTGATGCTCAAGGATTAACCGTGCAATTACCAGAGAGCAAAGAACGGGTGAAGGTCAAAGTTCGTTTAGTTCCCAAGGCCTAG